A genomic segment from Armatimonadota bacterium encodes:
- a CDS encoding beta-mannosidase: MQRIDLNGEWLLSYRPQQHKYVNFQDIDLNTMCTVPALVPGNVELDLIRAGVLPELSVGNNIYRLREYETCEWWYRRRFTAPALPDGHTAELVFEGLDCLAEVWLNGTLIGEAANMLIPHRFDVTSTLKAGDNELVVRIRSAVLEGRERTPAPVESTLPCGYESLGVRKAPHGYGWDIMPRVVSAGIWRDVYVQFVPSTRWRSVYWATTSVDPARRSAVLFVDWDFTSTEHTIDDWQVRLRLSRDGQVAHESLHPVFHTHGRAWIHVQGVELWYPRGYGEPVLYEASAELLDGQGNVLDTHQCRVGIRKVELRRTDITTPEEPGEFVFLVNGVKVFAKGTNWVPLDAFHSRDIQHLKPTFEMLVDLNCNMVRCWGGNVYESDAFFDLCDEHGVMVWQDFALACAIYPDEIIPALRTEAQEVVQRLRNHPSLVLWCGNNEIDHTYLWAGMGIDPNTDKISRQVLAEVVRQLDPFRPYLPSSPYMSEEAIRRGGDPNLSPEQHLWGPRDDFKGPTYTRSLAHFVSEIGYHGCPHRHTLEQMMEPEYLWPWQDNEQWLTHATRPLPRMTDFNYRIPLMAKQIAVLFDTVPDNLDDFILASQISQAEALKFFIERWRQRKWRTTGILWWNLRDGWPIISDAIVDYYYRKKLAYVYVKRVQTDVCAMLSEPEEGMHTLIVVNDTLHPAEGEVELVDAESGRQLLASAYHIEPNSKAIAGAVPQVQEPALWLIRWRDGEGSEYLNHYLAGNRPYSLQRYREWLHFLEIPHDFTTGS, encoded by the coding sequence ATGCAACGAATAGACCTGAACGGCGAATGGCTGTTGAGCTACCGACCACAGCAACACAAATATGTAAATTTTCAAGATATAGACTTAAACACAATGTGCACAGTACCTGCGCTCGTGCCGGGTAACGTGGAGCTGGACCTGATACGGGCTGGCGTCTTACCGGAGTTGTCTGTGGGCAACAACATCTACCGCCTGCGCGAGTATGAGACTTGCGAATGGTGGTATCGCAGAAGGTTTACCGCGCCTGCCCTCCCCGATGGACATACCGCCGAGCTGGTGTTCGAGGGGCTGGATTGCCTTGCCGAAGTGTGGTTGAACGGCACACTCATTGGTGAAGCCGCGAACATGCTGATTCCACACCGCTTTGACGTGACGAGCACGCTCAAGGCTGGCGACAACGAGCTGGTGGTCCGGATACGCTCGGCGGTGTTGGAAGGACGGGAGCGCACGCCTGCCCCCGTTGAAAGCACGTTGCCCTGCGGCTACGAGTCGTTAGGAGTGCGCAAAGCACCTCACGGCTACGGATGGGACATCATGCCGCGTGTGGTCAGCGCAGGTATCTGGCGCGACGTGTATGTGCAGTTTGTACCGTCCACGCGCTGGCGGAGCGTTTACTGGGCGACCACTTCGGTAGACCCCGCGCGTCGCTCGGCGGTGCTGTTCGTAGACTGGGACTTTACCAGCACGGAGCACACCATCGATGACTGGCAAGTGCGCCTGCGTCTCTCTCGTGATGGGCAGGTGGCACACGAAAGCCTGCATCCCGTCTTCCATACACACGGTCGGGCGTGGATACACGTTCAGGGGGTAGAGCTGTGGTATCCGCGCGGTTACGGCGAACCGGTGCTGTATGAGGCAAGCGCAGAACTGCTGGACGGACAGGGCAACGTGCTGGATACGCATCAGTGCCGCGTCGGCATCCGCAAGGTGGAGCTGCGCCGTACAGACATCACTACGCCTGAAGAGCCTGGCGAGTTCGTTTTCTTGGTGAACGGCGTGAAGGTGTTTGCGAAGGGCACGAATTGGGTTCCGCTGGACGCCTTCCACAGTCGCGACATCCAGCACCTGAAACCGACTTTCGAGATGCTGGTAGACCTGAACTGCAACATGGTGCGCTGCTGGGGAGGGAATGTGTATGAGTCGGATGCCTTCTTCGACCTGTGCGACGAGCACGGGGTGATGGTGTGGCAGGACTTCGCGCTCGCGTGCGCCATTTACCCGGACGAAATCATTCCCGCACTGCGGACGGAGGCGCAGGAGGTGGTGCAGCGTCTGCGTAACCATCCCAGCCTGGTGCTCTGGTGCGGTAATAACGAGATCGATCACACCTACCTGTGGGCGGGGATGGGCATCGACCCCAACACCGACAAGATAAGCAGGCAGGTGCTGGCAGAGGTGGTGAGGCAGTTAGACCCCTTCCGACCGTATCTACCCAGTTCGCCTTACATGAGTGAGGAGGCGATACGCCGAGGTGGCGACCCCAATCTGTCGCCGGAGCAACATCTGTGGGGACCCCGTGACGATTTTAAGGGACCCACCTACACCCGTTCGCTGGCGCACTTTGTGAGTGAAATCGGCTACCATGGATGTCCTCATCGCCACACGCTGGAACAGATGATGGAACCCGAGTACCTGTGGCCGTGGCAGGACAATGAGCAGTGGCTGACACATGCCACACGCCCGCTGCCCCGCATGACCGATTTCAACTACCGCATCCCGCTGATGGCAAAGCAGATCGCGGTGCTCTTTGATACCGTGCCCGACAATCTGGATGATTTCATCCTGGCTTCGCAAATCAGCCAGGCGGAGGCGCTGAAGTTCTTTATCGAACGGTGGCGGCAGCGCAAGTGGCGCACGACGGGCATTCTCTGGTGGAACCTGCGTGACGGCTGGCCCATCATCTCGGACGCTATTGTGGATTACTACTACCGCAAGAAGCTCGCCTATGTCTACGTGAAGAGGGTGCAAACTGATGTGTGCGCCATGCTGAGCGAACCGGAGGAGGGAATGCACACGCTGATTGTGGTGAACGATACATTGCATCCAGCAGAAGGAGAGGTGGAGTTAGTAGATGCGGAGAGCGGCAGGCAGTTGCTGGCTTCGGCGTATCACATCGAGCCCAACAGCAAAGCCATCGCTGGCGCTGTCCCACAGGTGCAAGAGCCCGCTCTCTGGCTCATTCGCTGGCGGGACGGGGAGGGGAGTGAGTACCTGAACCATTACCTGGCAGGTAACCGCCCCTACAGTTTGCAACGGTACCGCGAATGGCTGCACTTTCTGGAGATACCGCATGACTTCACCACAGGCTCATAG
- a CDS encoding sugar ABC transporter permease, producing MATRTITPGSRLAYWKQSKVWRRRIAVTAVYIVLIALSISFLAPFALMVSTSLKTEDRIFTETIEWIPNPIRWQNYIEALQSFPFLLYLRNTLFVCALVVVGTVLSSALPAYGFARLRWKGRDVLFLMMLATIMLPTQVTMLPVFVMFRTIGWTGTYLPLVVPPFFGSAFAIFLLRQFFLTIPQELSDAARIDGCSEWRIFWQIIVPLSVPALATVALFAFIGAWTDFINPLVYLTDENTYTLAVGLQTFVGRHSSEWNLLMAAATVVTLPLMVVFFFTQRLFIEGITLTGIKG from the coding sequence ATGGCAACAAGGACAATAACTCCAGGCAGCCGGCTGGCGTACTGGAAGCAGTCTAAAGTATGGCGCAGGCGAATTGCCGTCACTGCCGTCTACATTGTGCTGATTGCGCTCAGCATCTCCTTTCTTGCGCCCTTTGCGCTGATGGTTTCTACATCACTCAAAACGGAAGATCGCATCTTCACCGAGACCATCGAGTGGATACCCAACCCTATCCGCTGGCAAAACTACATCGAGGCGCTGCAGTCGTTTCCCTTTCTGCTGTACCTGCGCAACACGCTGTTCGTGTGCGCGCTGGTGGTGGTGGGGACGGTGCTCTCCTCTGCTCTACCCGCTTATGGCTTCGCGCGACTGCGCTGGAAAGGGCGTGATGTGCTGTTCCTGATGATGCTGGCGACCATCATGCTCCCTACGCAGGTGACCATGCTGCCCGTGTTCGTGATGTTTCGCACCATTGGCTGGACAGGTACCTATTTGCCGCTGGTGGTGCCGCCCTTCTTCGGCAGTGCGTTCGCCATCTTCTTGCTGAGACAGTTTTTCCTGACCATCCCGCAGGAACTGTCCGACGCTGCACGCATCGACGGATGCTCGGAGTGGCGCATCTTCTGGCAAATCATCGTACCGCTTTCGGTGCCAGCGCTGGCGACGGTTGCGCTGTTCGCCTTCATCGGCGCGTGGACGGACTTCATAAACCCACTGGTGTACCTCACCGATGAAAACACCTACACACTGGCAGTAGGGCTACAGACCTTTGTGGGAAGGCACAGCTCCGAGTGGAACCTGCTAATGGCAGCGGCTACAGTGGTCACCCTGCCGCTCATGGTGGTATTCTTCTTCACACAGAGGCTGTTTATCGAGGGCATCACGCTAACAGGAATCAAGGGATAG
- a CDS encoding spermidine/putrescine ABC transporter permease, with amino-acid sequence MYDRRRNLQGWLFVSPWLMGFLLFTLYPILASLYYSFCDYRVLTPPKWVGLANYVALLTDRDYFLPSLWNTLFMLIELPLALIIGLAMALLLNHKIPGIGIFRTIYYLPSIMPVVAVAVLWLWVLNPQYGLLNAVLTPLLAPFGLQPPGWLADPKWSKPAFIMMDLWAVGGSVVIYLASLQNVPAHLYEAAEIDGAGAWHKTLHVTLPMISPVIFYNLIMGVIWTFQYFTQTFIMTQGGPQNSTLFYALYLFYNAFRDFRMGHACAMAWILFILTLIATLVVFRTSARWVYYEGERG; translated from the coding sequence CCATCCTGGCGTCGCTCTACTACAGCTTCTGCGATTATCGAGTGCTTACCCCCCCCAAGTGGGTGGGGCTGGCGAACTACGTGGCTCTGCTGACCGACCGCGACTACTTCCTGCCCTCGCTGTGGAATACACTCTTCATGCTCATCGAGCTACCTCTCGCGCTCATCATTGGCTTGGCCATGGCGCTGCTGCTCAACCACAAGATACCCGGCATCGGCATCTTCCGTACCATTTACTACCTGCCGTCCATTATGCCGGTGGTAGCGGTGGCGGTATTGTGGCTGTGGGTGCTGAATCCGCAGTATGGGCTGCTGAACGCCGTGCTGACACCGTTGCTGGCGCCGTTTGGACTGCAACCGCCCGGCTGGCTCGCCGACCCGAAATGGTCTAAACCCGCCTTCATCATGATGGACCTCTGGGCGGTAGGTGGAAGCGTGGTCATCTATCTGGCAAGCTTGCAGAACGTGCCCGCACATCTGTACGAGGCAGCGGAGATCGACGGTGCAGGAGCGTGGCACAAAACGCTACACGTGACCCTGCCCATGATTTCGCCCGTCATCTTCTACAACCTCATCATGGGAGTCATCTGGACGTTCCAGTACTTCACACAAACCTTCATCATGACCCAGGGCGGACCGCAAAACTCCACGCTCTTCTATGCTCTGTACCTTTTCTACAACGCCTTCCGCGATTTTCGCATGGGACACGCCTGTGCGATGGCATGGATACTGTTCATCCTCACGCTGATTGCCACACTGGTTGTGTTCCGAACATCCGCACGCTGGGTCTACTATGAGGGGGAGAGAGGCTGA
- a CDS encoding peptidase M14 produces the protein MPEVSFDRFYRYEDLTRILQAYAEEYPHLVRVESAGKSYEGRDIWVATVTRFETGSDTEKPAFWADGNIHATEVSASSAVLYLLNKLCTQYGRDAEVTRALDTRAFYLCPRVNPDGAEWALADKPKIIRSSTRPYPYDEDPVEGLRQEDIDGDGRMLTMRIPDPNGAWKISPDESRLMVRRDPTETGGQYYRLLPEGIIDNYDGVLIPLQRKKEGLDLNRNFPANWRQEKEQRGAGPFPTSEPEVRAIAQFIASHPNITGAVTFHTYGGLLLRPFSDKPDEKFPAEDLWTYQKIGQKGTELTGYPNISVYHDFRYHPNEVITGVFDDWMYEHLGVFAWTVEIWSPQRQAGITDYKYIDWYREHPFEDDLKMLKWSDEALEGKGYVDWYKFQHPQLGEVEIGGWNAQYAFRNPPPQFLEKEIAPLADWVIWQGLISPRLELLEASATPLGEGAYRIRLVVHNTGWLPTYVTKTALENKVTRGVVCEIELPEGATLETGKPREELGQLEGRAYKSSAPTGWVADPTDDRLKVEWVVRAPGGGEVKVTARHERAGTVRASIRLGDD, from the coding sequence ATGCCGGAAGTCTCTTTTGACCGCTTCTACCGCTATGAAGACCTCACACGCATCTTACAGGCGTATGCGGAAGAGTACCCTCACCTCGTGCGCGTGGAGAGTGCAGGAAAAAGCTACGAAGGACGCGATATCTGGGTAGCGACCGTTACCCGTTTTGAAACCGGCTCGGACACCGAGAAACCCGCCTTCTGGGCGGATGGTAACATCCATGCCACCGAAGTGTCTGCTTCCAGTGCGGTGCTCTACCTGCTGAACAAACTCTGCACCCAGTACGGACGGGACGCAGAGGTCACCCGCGCACTGGATACCCGCGCTTTCTACCTGTGCCCGCGAGTGAACCCCGATGGAGCCGAATGGGCGCTTGCCGACAAACCGAAGATTATCCGTTCCAGCACGCGCCCCTATCCCTACGACGAAGACCCTGTGGAAGGCTTGCGGCAGGAAGATATCGACGGCGACGGACGGATGCTCACCATGCGCATCCCCGACCCCAACGGTGCGTGGAAGATTTCGCCAGACGAGTCTCGCCTGATGGTACGTCGCGATCCCACCGAAACAGGTGGACAGTATTATCGTCTGCTACCAGAAGGCATCATCGACAACTACGATGGCGTGCTGATACCCCTGCAACGCAAGAAGGAAGGACTGGACCTCAACCGGAACTTTCCCGCAAACTGGCGACAGGAGAAAGAACAACGCGGCGCGGGCCCCTTCCCCACCTCCGAGCCGGAGGTGCGAGCCATCGCTCAATTCATTGCCTCCCACCCGAATATCACCGGCGCGGTCACCTTCCATACCTACGGTGGGTTATTGCTGCGTCCGTTCAGCGATAAGCCTGATGAGAAGTTCCCCGCTGAAGACCTGTGGACCTATCAGAAAATCGGGCAGAAGGGCACGGAGCTGACCGGCTACCCGAACATCTCCGTCTACCACGACTTTCGTTACCATCCCAACGAGGTCATCACGGGCGTGTTCGACGACTGGATGTACGAGCACCTGGGCGTGTTCGCCTGGACGGTGGAAATCTGGAGCCCCCAGCGACAGGCAGGTATCACCGACTACAAGTACATCGACTGGTACCGTGAGCACCCCTTTGAAGACGACCTCAAGATGCTGAAATGGAGCGATGAAGCGCTGGAAGGCAAGGGCTATGTGGACTGGTATAAGTTCCAGCATCCGCAGCTGGGTGAGGTAGAGATTGGCGGCTGGAACGCGCAATACGCCTTCCGTAACCCTCCGCCTCAGTTCCTGGAAAAGGAGATTGCCCCTTTGGCGGATTGGGTCATCTGGCAAGGATTGATATCGCCCCGCCTGGAGCTTCTGGAAGCCAGTGCAACTCCACTGGGCGAGGGAGCCTATCGCATCCGCCTCGTGGTGCACAACACCGGCTGGCTACCCACCTATGTCACCAAAACCGCTTTAGAGAATAAGGTTACCCGCGGCGTGGTGTGCGAGATAGAGCTGCCCGAAGGAGCCACCTTAGAGACTGGTAAACCACGCGAGGAGCTGGGGCAACTGGAGGGGCGAGCCTACAAATCATCCGCCCCCACTGGCTGGGTCGCCGACCCCACCGACGACCGCCTGAAGGTGGAGTGGGTGGTACGCGCTCCCGGCGGAGGCGAAGTGAAGGTCACCGCGCGCCACGAGCGAGCAGGTACAGTGAGGGCAAGTATTCGGCTGGGTGACGATTAA
- a CDS encoding hypothetical protein (possible pseudo, frameshifted) — MARAWDMPRRFSRSICEQIRQQRSHVKVVALVYWQGDRAWVIGLSCGAAYADEGRLLGAWVERYGRGGLGSGTLLVGDRLYGYRARLLKQLEEAGWLPVARVEAGLHQQVRADARLRARLRAEQYGWALGERYRIEQVFGSVKSAYGSVWRARSWEGARVWVWGMFVLWNMVGLVRVLGDGSDGFIVCCVWVRGGWVIFRTPSTLLDIGRRCRIELESGNEREYTV, encoded by the coding sequence ATGGCACGGGCGTGGGATATGCCTCGCCGTTTTTCGCGCAGTATTTGCGAACAGATACGTCAGCAGCGTTCGCATGTGAAGGTGGTGGCGTTGGTGTATTGGCAGGGGGATCGGGCGTGGGTGATAGGGTTATCGTGTGGGGCGGCGTATGCGGATGAGGGGCGGCTGTTGGGGGCGTGGGTGGAGCGGTATGGTCGTGGTGGGTTGGGGTCTGGCACTTTGTTGGTGGGGGACAGGTTGTATGGGTATCGGGCGCGATTGTTGAAGCAGTTGGAGGAGGCGGGTTGGTTGCCTGTGGCGCGTGTGGAGGCAGGGTTGCATCAGCAGGTGCGTGCGGATGCGCGGTTGCGTGCGCGTTTGCGTGCAGAGCAGTATGGTTGGGCGTTGGGGGAGCGTTATCGGATAGAGCAGGTGTTTGGGAGCGTGAAGAGTGCGTATGGGAGCGTGTGGCGAGCGCGTTCGTGGGAAGGTGCACGGGTATGGGTGTGGGGGATGTTTGTGCTATGGAACATGGTGGGTTTGGTGCGTGTGCTTGGAGATGGTTCTGATGGTTTTATTGTATGTTGTGTGTGGGTGAGGGGGGGCTGGGTGATTTTTCGAACACCCTCTACTCTGCTTGACATCGGACGGCGATGCAGGATAGAATTAGAATCCGGTAATGAACGGGAGTACACTGTGTGA
- the lipB gene encoding octanoyltransferase codes for MSSLDVRWLGRVDYASAWQLQRELVPQRREGTIPDTLLLLEHSPPVITLGRAAHREHLLVSEHLLQDLGIQLVETDRGGDVTYHGPGQLVGYPILDLREHGRDIHLYLRRLEEALIAALRRFGVLAHRKEGLTGVWVGEQKIAAIGVKVSHWITMHGFALNVCPDLSHFHLIVPCGIHDKGVTSLGHLLQREVTLEEAVPPVVEALARVFNLQPVVAPAPASPAPL; via the coding sequence ATGTCCTCTCTGGATGTGCGGTGGCTTGGAAGGGTAGACTACGCTTCGGCATGGCAGCTGCAGCGCGAACTCGTCCCTCAGCGACGAGAGGGAACCATCCCCGACACTCTGTTGCTGCTGGAACATTCACCTCCTGTCATCACGCTGGGGCGCGCCGCACACAGGGAGCATCTTCTGGTGTCTGAGCATCTGCTACAGGACTTGGGCATCCAGCTGGTGGAAACGGATCGAGGAGGAGACGTCACCTATCACGGACCGGGGCAGCTGGTAGGTTATCCTATCCTCGACCTGCGCGAGCATGGCAGGGATATACACCTCTACCTGCGCAGGCTAGAAGAGGCACTGATCGCCGCCCTGCGTCGCTTCGGCGTGCTGGCACATCGCAAAGAGGGGCTCACGGGTGTGTGGGTTGGTGAGCAGAAGATAGCTGCTATCGGTGTCAAGGTGAGCCACTGGATAACGATGCACGGATTTGCCCTGAACGTCTGTCCCGACCTGAGCCATTTCCACCTGATTGTGCCATGTGGTATACACGACAAGGGGGTTACCTCCCTTGGGCACCTCCTGCAACGAGAGGTAACCCTCGAAGAAGCCGTGCCGCCCGTCGTGGAGGCGTTGGCACGGGTATTCAACCTGCAACCTGTTGTAGCACCCGCTCCAGCTTCGCCCGCGCCTCTTTAG
- a CDS encoding peroxiredoxin has product MTEIRTRWIDGMQFLSISSGGHPLVMDVSPDGGGRGEGIGPMELLLHALAGCTGVDVVSILQKKRQPLKGLEIKVRGARRQEYPRVYSQIEIEYVFKGKGLDPQAVEQAIKLSEEKYCSVEAHLAAFAQVHSTYRIIEEE; this is encoded by the coding sequence ATGACGGAAATCAGAACTCGCTGGATAGACGGTATGCAGTTTCTCAGCATCTCCTCGGGGGGACACCCTCTGGTGATGGATGTGTCGCCAGATGGAGGGGGACGCGGTGAAGGCATCGGTCCCATGGAGTTGCTGCTTCATGCCCTGGCGGGATGTACTGGTGTGGATGTGGTCAGCATTCTTCAGAAAAAGAGGCAGCCTCTGAAGGGGCTTGAGATAAAGGTCAGAGGGGCAAGACGTCAAGAGTACCCGCGCGTCTACTCCCAGATTGAGATCGAGTACGTTTTTAAGGGCAAAGGGCTTGATCCCCAGGCGGTGGAGCAAGCGATTAAGCTCTCTGAGGAGAAGTATTGCAGCGTAGAAGCGCATCTGGCTGCCTTCGCTCAGGTTCACAGCACCTACCGCATCATCGAGGAGGAGTAA